From Lycium ferocissimum isolate CSIRO_LF1 chromosome 12, AGI_CSIRO_Lferr_CH_V1, whole genome shotgun sequence, one genomic window encodes:
- the LOC132039081 gene encoding uncharacterized protein LOC132039081 yields MIAQVLLKDVAETPWIPIKDCIINVKQEGSFKTLPRYMAALQKFNAGTVVEWRLQGGTIFNYVFWAFKPSIDGFGHWRPVISIDGMHVYGTYDIKLLIAVGMDANG; encoded by the exons ATGATTGCTCAAGTGCTACTTAAAGATGTTGCTGAAACCCCATG GATCCCCATCAAAGATTGCATTATAAACGTTAAGCAG GAGGGCTCTTTCAAGACGTTGCCGAGGTATATGGCAGCTCTACAAAAATTCAATGCAGGaactgttgtagagtggaggcTTCAGGGCGGTACAATTTTCAACTATgtgttttgggcattcaaaccatCTATTGATGGTTTTGGTCACTGGCGACcagtcatatccatagatggCATGCATGTATATGGGACATACGATATCAAGCTACTGATTGCAgtaggaatggatgccaatgggtag